Part of the Bifidobacterium sp. ESL0775 genome is shown below.
TGGCCGTTCAGCCATTTCAAGACCATCAAATCGCATCGCGAGGTGTTCCGCGCGGTGCCGGGCGCGCCGCAATCGTGACCGCGCCATCAAATAGCACTGTGGCCGACGGGCAACGTGGCGCCGTCCGGCATCTTGTCGCCCCCACGTTGGAACTCGAACGTGAGCTGGCCGGACAGGGCTTCGACCTGATCGTCGGCTTCGACGAGGTCGGGCGCGGGGCGCTCGCGGGTCCGGTGATGGTAGGCGCGGCGGCGGTATGGGCCCGTGATCTGGACGATCTCGAAGTCCCCGTTGGCGTGGCTGATTCCAAATTGCTCACCGAGCACAAGCGCGAGGCGATGTTCGAGGGTCTGCGCGCGTGGTGCACGGCCAGCGCGGTCGGGCAGGCCAGCAACAAGGAGATCGACGAATGGGGCATCTCCTATGCCCTGGGCATCGCGGCCCTGCGCGCGGTCAACGAGGTCGAGCGGGAACTGAGGATCGATGATTCCGGAACCAATGGTGGTACTGGTACATCGTCGTCCAATGGATCCATGGACGTATCGTCGGATGTGGTTTCGGCCTTGCGGGATTCTTCCGGCCCGTTACGTGTCGGTGCGATCCTCGACGGCCCGAATGACTATATTTCGAAAGCCGCAGGGACCTTCGACGCGCCCGCGGTGCCGATCCTGCCGAACGTGACCACCAAGGTGAAGGCCGACCAAAGCTGCGCGCTGGTCTCCACCGCCTCCGTCATCGCCAAGGTGACGCGGGACCGGCTCATGGTCGCGCTCTCGCAAGGCAATCCCAGTTATGCGCCCTACCAATGGCAGCATAACAAGGGCTACGGCTCCGCCGCCCACCGCGCCGCCATCGCCAAGTACGGCCCGACCCCGCTGCACCGCGTCAGCTGGCATCTGACCTGAGCGCCGCCGCTGGATAAGGCCAAAGTCGGAAATGATGGTTTCCCTTTTACCGTTTTGAGAGGTGGGTGTTGCTGCCAGCTTAGAGGCAGAATAGTCGGGCTTCTGCCTCTAAGCCAAGCGGAATGTGCTGTTGCTGTTAAGTTAGAGGCGAAATTACCGCCCACTGCCCCTAACCCTTCGAAAATAAAGTGTTGCAAAGGGGTTAGAGGCAGGGACGGGAAGCGATGTTGCCGTGAACATACCTGATAGGCCGCGCCTAGTAAACTTGTGAGCGTTCACTACGACGATGATTTCGTAGAAGTGCTGACGTTCGGAAGTCAAGTGGCCAAAGGGAGGCAGGGATGAGCGTTCAACGCAATCCGGGCAAGCGACCGTCGATGTTCGATGTGGCCAAGATGGCCGGCGTCAGCCATCAGACCGTTTCCCGTGTGATCAACCATTCCCCCGAGGTCTCCGACGCCACCCGCGCCCGCGTCCAGCACGCCATCGACGCGCTCGGCTACCGTCCGAGCAATTCCGCGCGGACGTTGGCCTCGCAACGTTCCCACACCATCGGGCTCATCGCCGGGGGCCTCAATTTTTTGGGATCGGTTTCGTCCATTCTGGCCATAGAATCGCTGGTCCGTCGCCATGGCCTGTTCCTAGCCGTCTCGATGGTGCATGAGGCGTTGTGCTCGCAACGGGAATTCGAGGCCCTTTGCCATACATTCGAGGAACAGAACGTCGACGCGTTCATTTTCCTGACGCCGACCGACGTGATGCTTTCCGCCGCCTGCCGCACCAGGCTTCCAGAGCCACGTGTGCTCGTCACCTCGACGCACGGCAACCTTTCGATGAGCCGCGCGGGCGGGTTGATGGACGCCGAAGGACGCCGGCACACCGCCATCGTGGGCGTCGACCAGTGGGGCGCGATGGAGGAGGTGGCGCGCTTGGTCGCGCGGTTCGGCCATCGTTCTGCGCTGTATTTCACCGGGCCGTTGCAATGGCGCGACGCGGTGACCCGTCTGCTCGGCTGGCGCAAGGCCTCGCTTGCCAATCGGATTGCGTCGCGCGAGATAGTATGTAATACATGGAATTCGTCGGAAGCTTACGCCCGCATGAACCATGAGCTCGAAACCATCGGGTCGGCCGGCGCGCAGAAGCCGACCGTCATCGTCACCGCCAACGACGAGCAGGCCATCGGCGTGGCCCGTGCGTTGCACGAGCATGGCCTGCGCATCCCGCAGGACGTCAGCCTGGTCGGCTTCGACGACATGACCGGCGTCAACGACATGTGGCCGCCGCTGACCACGGTGCGTTCAGACTATGAGGGGCTCGGCACCGCCGCGATGCGCGAGGTGCTGCGTCTGCTGGGCGAGGGCGGCGAGACCACGTTCGTGGCCAACGCCCACGGCGCGGGCTTGATTCCCGCCGAGGTCATCCAGCGCCATTCGCTCGGGCCTGTGCCGAGGTTGTAATGTGATGATTTGCCGTATTTGTCGCCTTTTGTGCATTTGCTAACGTCTTCTACATGAAAAGTGACAAATATGGTAGTCAAATGTCGTCTTTTGCGTGGTTGCCCTACTATCGCGCACAAAAGGTGACAAATAGGTGCGGCTATACGTCGCTTTCAACGTGGGCGTCGCTGTTTTGTGCGTTCTTGTTTTGGGCGTCGCGGATGGCGCCGATGATGATGGCGGTGCGCAGCACGTAGGCGTCGCGTGGGTCGTTGGCATCCCAGCCGGTGGCGTCGGCCGCGCGCTTGATGCGGTAGCGCACGGTGTTGGGATGGACGTTGAGCTCCTTGCCGGTGGTGTCGAGCGAGCCGCCGGAGGAGAGGAACGCGGCGACGGTCTGCAGCGTCGGGTCGTTCTCGTTGCCGCTTTTCAGGCTTTGGTAGACGTTTTGGTAGAGCTCGTCGATGGCGTCCTGGTCGCCGATCAGCGCGCGCTCCGGCAGCATGTCGGCCGCGCGAGCCGGGCGTGGCAGCGGATGGATCGCGGGCATGACGTGGAAGGCGGACAGCGTGGCGCCGAGCGTGCGCGCCGCGCCGCCCGCATCGCGCCGTGTCGGGCCGAGACACACCGGCTTGGCCTTGTCGAACGCGGGCATCACCGCCGTGCAGGTCACCTCGGGCGTGGCGGCGCTTTGCACCACGATGACGCCGATAGTCAGGCCGTTGCTGCGCCCGACCAGGCAATGCTCGCTGCCAAGGTCGTGTGCCTTGCGATGGATTGTCGAAGCCGCCTGCTTGAACGTGGACGCCGCGGTGCCGCCAACGGCGAAGCAGCTGAATTGCTCGGGCCAGCCCAGCACGTGCAGAAGCGAGACCACCCGTCGGTCGCTCAGGCCGTGGGCCAGGCACTCGAAGGCGATGGCCTCGAGGTTGTCGCGGTTGGCCAGGGTTTCTGCGGCCTTGGCGCGTTCGGTGTCGGCGACGTTGTCGTGCGAATCCGCGATGACGGTGATATGTGACGGCGTGTCTTGCGTCGGCCCCTCATCGTTCGCTTTCGAAGTTGCCGCGATATCGGCGTTGCCTTCGACAAGGTTCAGGAAATCGGCCTGTCCGGCGGATCCCCTGTCCTTGTTGTCGGTATCGTGCGTGCTCATACTCATGATTCTAGTCCGGCGGTCTCAATGGCCGCTGTAAAGTCCATATCGCTTTTGCTGGCGTTGCCCGTAATATCCGGGGCGATGTCGGCTCGTTGCCCGCGGGTTTTCGCGCGTCGCGCCCGCGATTCCTGCCAGAAGGTCAGTATCACGAAGCCGAGCACGAAGACCAGCGGCAGCATGTGGCGCTCGAAATTGTTGGCCGGCGAGGTGATCATGACCCCCATCAGCAGCAACAGCGGCAGGTGCGTGGCCAGCGTCCGCCAGCGCCGCAGGATGACCTCGGCCGCGCCGATCAGCAGCGTGGCGATGACGTAGGCGTTGCCATGGATGAGCCAGCCGAGGATGGGCTTGCCGCTCCAATCCTTGACGAAATCGGTGATCTGCTTGCGCCACCCGTCGCACCAGTCGCCGAGCCAGTCGGTGAAATTGGGGTTGCGCGCGTACAAAACGTAATACGTCATGTCGATATACGGCTGGTCTTGGATGTCGAAATACCCGTAGCTCTTGGAAAGCAGGGCGTCCGTCGCGATGCGCGGGTTGGCCTTGACGATCTCGAGCCACGCGGCGTTGAAGTTCCTCATATTGGCTTTGGTCACCGTGCGCCAGCGGTAGCTCACCTTCTTGGCTTGGATGCCGGAGGATTTCACGGGATCCGCGTCCTGCTGGAAGTAGGCCTCGGCCATCTGGTCGAGGTTGAAGATTGGGGCGAGCTTCTCGCGCGCGTCCTGCGGGATGCCGTTCGGGTTGAGCACGGCGACGCGGGCGATCTGCTGCAGCTGGACGCCGTGGCTCTCGATGGGATCGCCGTTGATGATGACGCCTTTGTGGATGGCCAGGTTGAGCCCGCCCTCGAAGATGACGACGGGAAGCAGCATGCCGACGACGTAGGTCTTCCAACGTTTGTGGTCGCTCAGGAGGGCGATCAACACCTCGAAAACGATGATGTACATGGCGTATTTGGCCGAGATCATCATCACCAAGGTCGAGAGGAGAAGCGCGATGAAACTGCGTTTGCGCGTGTGCTCGAAAGGTGTGGTCGTTGCGGCTTTGGCTGCCGTGGCTGTGCCGGTTGCGGCATGGTCTGTGGTTTTGGTCGCGTCAGCGTTTTGTGCGGTTTTATTGACGCCTTTCGATGATTTCGTCGTACTCAAGAGCTCATAGCCGATGCCGAACCACCAGACGAACGCGAAGGCGAACAGCGGCGATTTCGTCAGGCTGATGGTGGAAAAGAGCACCAGCGGGCAGAGCAGGAAAAAGAGCAGGATGACGAAGCGCGGCAACGGATCCACGGTTTTCGGGGCGGGAATTGCGATGCCGGATCTCTGTGGCTGCTCAGCCTGGTTGAGTTCTTGGGCTCCTTTGGCTTTTCCGGTTTTTCCGACCTGTGTGACGGTTCCGGTTTTCGTGACGTCGACGGTTTTCGCCGCTGTTCCCTTGAGCCACGGGCGGTTGAAGAAGCGGTTCGCGGTGGCGGCCACGGCGAAGGCGGCGAACAGGAACTGCGCGGCGGCGAGCACGGCCAGGCCCAAGTCGTTCGAACCAGTGAAATAGCGCGAGACGGTGCCGGCCCCGCCGTAGAGGAGCGTGAGCACGATGTTGTGCTGGTCGGTCAGGTAGATGGGTTGCTTCGGCCAGAGGTAATGCGCGGTGGGGTAGATGTCCATCGGCACGAACGAGAAGAAGCCGATGTAGGGCTGCCTGAGGCCGGTCCACTGGTTCCAGGCCCAGCTGAACTCGCGGAACTGGTTGCGGATGTCCGCGCCGAACGCCGCCACCAGGGTGGTGGGCACCCACAGCCAGCCGATGACGAGGATCAGCGCGATCTTCCACCATTTGTCGGTGACGTGCATCGTCATCGAGCGCGAGATCGCCGCGGCGCGGGAGGCGAGGGTTTTCGTACGGTTCCACATCCGGGTGCGGAGGCGTACGGGAGGATTGGCATTGGCGGGTTTCGCCGTTGG
Proteins encoded:
- a CDS encoding ribonuclease HII, with the protein product MELERELAGQGFDLIVGFDEVGRGALAGPVMVGAAAVWARDLDDLEVPVGVADSKLLTEHKREAMFEGLRAWCTASAVGQASNKEIDEWGISYALGIAALRAVNEVERELRIDDSGTNGGTGTSSSNGSMDVSSDVVSALRDSSGPLRVGAILDGPNDYISKAAGTFDAPAVPILPNVTTKVKADQSCALVSTASVIAKVTRDRLMVALSQGNPSYAPYQWQHNKGYGSAAHRAAIAKYGPTPLHRVSWHLT
- a CDS encoding LacI family DNA-binding transcriptional regulator, giving the protein MSVQRNPGKRPSMFDVAKMAGVSHQTVSRVINHSPEVSDATRARVQHAIDALGYRPSNSARTLASQRSHTIGLIAGGLNFLGSVSSILAIESLVRRHGLFLAVSMVHEALCSQREFEALCHTFEEQNVDAFIFLTPTDVMLSAACRTRLPEPRVLVTSTHGNLSMSRAGGLMDAEGRRHTAIVGVDQWGAMEEVARLVARFGHRSALYFTGPLQWRDAVTRLLGWRKASLANRIASREIVCNTWNSSEAYARMNHELETIGSAGAQKPTVIVTANDEQAIGVARALHEHGLRIPQDVSLVGFDDMTGVNDMWPPLTTVRSDYEGLGTAAMREVLRLLGEGGETTFVANAHGAGLIPAEVIQRHSLGPVPRL
- a CDS encoding helix-turn-helix domain-containing protein → MSTHDTDNKDRGSAGQADFLNLVEGNADIAATSKANDEGPTQDTPSHITVIADSHDNVADTERAKAAETLANRDNLEAIAFECLAHGLSDRRVVSLLHVLGWPEQFSCFAVGGTAASTFKQAASTIHRKAHDLGSEHCLVGRSNGLTIGVIVVQSAATPEVTCTAVMPAFDKAKPVCLGPTRRDAGGAARTLGATLSAFHVMPAIHPLPRPARAADMLPERALIGDQDAIDELYQNVYQSLKSGNENDPTLQTVAAFLSSGGSLDTTGKELNVHPNTVRYRIKRAADATGWDANDPRDAYVLRTAIIIGAIRDAQNKNAQNSDAHVESDV
- a CDS encoding DUF6020 family protein yields the protein MSNSHPTSAGGRQSGDGEARPDAEIDNNNMEQRVSSSAADDNIITTETKRNTTTSNDIATSPTRFGKLSSVPCWALAVAACLWLSLCTALGPIYWQYYYNPGAATFTTFSLGNAVLFIETFAIYLAIIIELVRFARGQRLLPRWLTRWARNMVARLRHHETKAEPISQSSAAKSPRNQSLPSAPSSSQSTNATTAQVAVQNLDPEAKPPIASDNAPTAKPANANPPVRLRTRMWNRTKTLASRAAAISRSMTMHVTDKWWKIALILVIGWLWVPTTLVAAFGADIRNQFREFSWAWNQWTGLRQPYIGFFSFVPMDIYPTAHYLWPKQPIYLTDQHNIVLTLLYGGAGTVSRYFTGSNDLGLAVLAAAQFLFAAFAVAATANRFFNRPWLKGTAAKTVDVTKTGTVTQVGKTGKAKGAQELNQAEQPQRSGIAIPAPKTVDPLPRFVILLFFLLCPLVLFSTISLTKSPLFAFAFVWWFGIGYELLSTTKSSKGVNKTAQNADATKTTDHAATGTATAAKAATTTPFEHTRKRSFIALLLSTLVMMISAKYAMYIIVFEVLIALLSDHKRWKTYVVGMLLPVVIFEGGLNLAIHKGVIINGDPIESHGVQLQQIARVAVLNPNGIPQDAREKLAPIFNLDQMAEAYFQQDADPVKSSGIQAKKVSYRWRTVTKANMRNFNAAWLEIVKANPRIATDALLSKSYGYFDIQDQPYIDMTYYVLYARNPNFTDWLGDWCDGWRKQITDFVKDWSGKPILGWLIHGNAYVIATLLIGAAEVILRRWRTLATHLPLLLLMGVMITSPANNFERHMLPLVFVLGFVILTFWQESRARRAKTRGQRADIAPDITGNASKSDMDFTAAIETAGLES